One segment of Clostridium ljungdahlii DSM 13528 DNA contains the following:
- a CDS encoding 4Fe-4S binding protein — MKKLVVKDKSLCMSCLSCEMACSEAFYKTYGNSCIKIDEGKDGCVDLKVCNQCGVCAKKCPEEAIKQNAKGIYMIDKKACTGCGTCVEACPKGIIVKVEDKPNPSKCMACGICVKACPMGVLEIQED; from the coding sequence ATGAAAAAATTAGTTGTTAAAGATAAGTCTTTATGTATGTCTTGTTTAAGCTGTGAAATGGCTTGTTCCGAGGCATTTTACAAAACTTACGGCAATTCTTGTATTAAGATTGATGAGGGAAAAGATGGATGTGTAGATTTAAAAGTGTGCAATCAATGTGGAGTGTGTGCTAAAAAATGTCCTGAAGAGGCCATTAAACAAAATGCTAAGGGAATATATATGATAGATAAAAAAGCTTGTACTGGCTGCGGTACATGTGTAGAAGCCTGTCCAAAAGGTATTATTGTAAAAGTAGAAGACAAGCCTAATCCAAGTAAGTGTATGGCATGTGGTATTTGTGTTAAAGCTTGTCCTATGGGAGTACTTGAAATTCAAGAAGATTAA